One genomic region from Flagellimonas oceani encodes:
- a CDS encoding thiol-disulfide oxidoreductase DCC family protein, whose amino-acid sequence MELPTFSTYRPTAPLLIWDGQCGFCKYWVTRLKHLTGSSVLYAPYQEIHQGIKEISEKKFQKAIRLIDTNGKIYSGAGAAYKTLEKKPTWAFLISWYTTYPFFRAISDIVYRFVSNHRSSLFKVSKFLFGENPIKLHHYWICYLGILLLVVILLLNSILT is encoded by the coding sequence ATGGAACTTCCCACTTTTTCCACATACAGACCAACTGCCCCTTTGCTGATATGGGACGGGCAATGTGGGTTTTGCAAGTATTGGGTGACCCGATTAAAGCATCTTACGGGAAGTTCGGTCCTCTACGCCCCCTACCAAGAAATTCATCAAGGCATCAAAGAAATATCTGAAAAGAAGTTCCAAAAGGCCATACGCTTAATAGACACCAATGGTAAAATTTATAGCGGGGCAGGTGCGGCCTATAAAACGTTGGAAAAAAAGCCCACATGGGCCTTTCTCATTTCTTGGTACACTACATATCCCTTTTTTAGGGCAATCAGTGATATTGTGTATCGGTTTGTTTCAAATCACCGCTCTTCCTTATTCAAAGTGAGCAAATTTCTATTTGGTGAAAATCCTATCAAACTTCATCATTATTGGATATGTTATCTTGGCATACTCTTGCTTGTTGTTATACTTCTGCTGAATTCGATTCTTACATAA
- a CDS encoding GlxA family transcriptional regulator: MKHISILVPEGDSSLSNLEATFKMFNMTNDALKRSGKGPLFSTHLVGTHHSSRLSNGMFSIIPDSTIGEIDRTDLIIIPAIHGDYNEVVSKNSAFIPWIKEQYGKGAEVASLCIGAFILAGTGLLDGRECATHWLAASEFREMYPQVNLIDDKIITDENGLYTSGGAYSSLNLNLYLVEKFAGREMAVLSSKIFEIDISRMSQSPFIIFKGQKSHNDKEVLKAQEFIEQNYPEKITVDELSEKVALSRRTFERRFKKATSNTVIEYLQRVKIEAAKKELEKGRKTVNEVMYEVGYNDPKAFRDVFKKHTRLTPLEYLNKYSRIHSI; encoded by the coding sequence ATGAAACATATCTCGATTCTTGTTCCCGAAGGCGATTCGAGCCTGAGCAATTTGGAGGCTACCTTTAAAATGTTCAACATGACCAATGATGCCCTTAAAAGGTCGGGCAAGGGCCCCTTGTTCTCCACCCATCTTGTTGGCACGCACCACAGCTCAAGGTTGAGCAATGGTATGTTCAGCATTATACCCGATTCAACGATTGGTGAGATAGATAGGACGGACCTGATCATTATCCCGGCCATACATGGCGACTACAACGAGGTGGTGTCCAAAAACAGCGCATTTATTCCTTGGATCAAAGAACAGTATGGCAAAGGTGCCGAAGTGGCAAGTTTATGCATCGGTGCGTTTATATTGGCCGGCACTGGCCTGTTGGATGGAAGGGAATGTGCCACCCACTGGTTGGCTGCAAGCGAGTTTAGGGAAATGTACCCGCAAGTGAACTTGATAGATGACAAGATCATAACCGACGAGAACGGATTGTATACGAGTGGAGGTGCATATTCCTCCTTGAACCTTAACCTTTATTTGGTGGAAAAATTCGCAGGCCGCGAAATGGCCGTGCTCTCTTCAAAAATTTTTGAAATTGATATCAGCCGGATGAGCCAATCGCCCTTCATTATCTTCAAGGGCCAAAAATCGCACAACGACAAAGAGGTGCTCAAGGCACAGGAGTTTATAGAACAGAACTATCCCGAAAAAATTACCGTGGACGAACTTTCGGAGAAAGTCGCCCTGAGCCGAAGAACTTTTGAGAGACGTTTTAAAAAAGCTACATCGAACACAGTTATTGAATACCTGCAGCGGGTTAAAATCGAAGCGGCCAAGAAAGAACTTGAAAAAGGGAGAAAAACGGTCAATGAAGTAATGTACGAGGTCGGTTACAACGACCCGAAGGCCTTTAGGGATGTTTTTAAGAAACATACACGGCTGACCCCCTTGGAATACCTGAACAAGTATAGCAGAATCCATTCCATCTAG